DNA from Candidatus Lernaella stagnicola:
TTCGGTTTGCACTTCGACGCCGCCGGCCGCACAGACGGTGATCAACGCCAAATCGGCGGCGACCATGGCAAAACGGCTATCGGCGGCGAAATTTGCGCCACCCGGCGTATCTAAAATGTTGATGCGCGTGCGGTGCCATTCGGCCGAGGCGATACCGGTTCCGATGGAATGGGTTTTGGAGATTTCCTCCGGCTCCCAGTCCGTGACGGTGTTGCCGTCTTCGACGCGGCCGAGGCGAGTAGTGGCTTTGGCGTTGAACAAGAAGGCCTCAGCCAGACTCGTTTTGCCACTGCCTCCATGTCCAAAAAAACCGACGTTGCGGACCTTGGCGGATTCGTAAACCTTCATGGGATATGCAACTCCTCATCTCTGTCTTATGTAAGCGTAACCCCGCGATACTTTAAGGATTTATTCGCGTCTGTTGCGCTCCAAAATAACGAGCATCGAAAAGTAGACTAGTTGGCCTGAAAAATCAAGGCCTAACCGCGGTTTAGGTGGTAGAGAAGGAGCAAGCCCCGCAGCGTAATATCTTGATCCACTTCCTTGATCGTTTTGGATTGCGGCGCGATCAATTCAGCCAGCCCGCCGGTCGCCATGGTGTAGACTTTCCGGTCCAATTCGTGCCAGATCCGTTGCACGATACCGTCGACCAAACCGATGTAGCCGTAGAGTACGCCGCTTTGAATGGATTCGATCGTATTCTTGCCGATCACGTGGCGCGGCGGGGATAGATCGATGCGCGGCAATTTGCTGGCTCGAAAGAAGAGGGCGTCCAGGCTGATCGTAATTCCGGGCGTGATGATGCCGCCGAGGTACTCGCCTTTTTCGCTGACGACGTCGAAGGTGGTCGCGGTTCCGAAATCGATACAGACCAGAGAATCGCCGACCTTATCAAAAGCCGCGACGGCGTTGACGATGCGGTCCGCGCCGACCTCTTTGGGATTGTCGTACAAAATCGGCATACCGGTTTTGATGCCGGGGCCGACGACCACTGGACGGCAGTCGAAAAGCTTGTGGATCACGTTTTCGAAAACCGATTGCAGCGGCGGCACAACGCAGGAAATGATCGCACCGTGAATATGCTCGGGCGCAAAGTCGTCGGCGGCGAGCAAATTCCGAATAAGTATGGCGTATTCATCCGCGGTTTTCTGTTTCTTCGTTTCGACGCGCCACGTGGCCGCGAGACTATCGTCTGCGAAAATACCCAGTACGATGTTCGTGTTGCCGATATCGATCGCGAAGAGCATCGTCAATCCTCCACCAAAAAAACGTCGCCGCTGACAACCAGTCGGCGCCGGCCGGCTACTGATACAAGCAAACGGCCGCATTCGTCAATTCCGAGCGCCTCGGCTTCGACCTCGCCGCCGGGCTCCTGCAATTTGACACGTCGGCCAGGTAGCCCGGCTCGCTGTTCCCAATCGCGAAACACCGCCGGGGGATCGACGAGCCATCGATCGTATTCGTTTTCCAGGAAATTTAGAATCTCAGCAAGTAGAACGCCGCGCGGGACGATACTGCCCGTCACGTCGCGCAGGCTGACCGCTTCGTAATCGCTGCGCGCCGAACGCGCGCGTGCTTGGGAATTGACGTTGACTCCCAACCCCACAACGACCGTATCGCCTTCTTGTTGACACAAGATACCGCACACTTTATCGCGCCCGATCAACACGTCATTCGGCCATTTCAAGGTCGCCTTTTCGCCGACCTGGCGGGCAATTGCGGCGTGCGCGGCAACACCGGCTACCAGTGATATCTCAGGGAAGCGTTCGCGCGGCGTCGGCGGTTTGAGCAGGACGGAAAAGAGCAAGTCTGCGCCGGATTCACTGTCCCAGCCGCGATCCAGGCGACCGCGTCCGGCTGTCTGGTGGTCGGTGACCAGCACGCGTCCGTGTTGTGCGCCCCGGCGCGCCTCGGCCAGCAGATCTCCATTGGTGCTGCCGGTCGTCGCCACGACGGTAACCGCCGGCTGCCCGAGACGTCGCGTTGCAAGCTTGGATTGAATCGCTTCGGGCCGGAAGTCGGCGGGCAGGGCGTTCACGCAGTAACCAACTTCATATGCAGATCGGCGGCGGGCGCGCTGTGAGTCAACGCTCCACAACTGATGCGATCCACGCCGGTAGCGGCCAGTTCGGCAATATGTTCAAGCGTCACGCCGCCCGAAACTTCGAGTTGCGCCCGCCCGGCGGTTACTTCAACGGCTCGCCGAATCTGCTCGAGCGACATGTTGTCCAACAAAATGATATCGGCGCCATGGAGCAGGGCCGCGGCCAATTCATCCTCGTTGCGCACTTCCACTTCGATCCGCAAGCCGGGCGCGAGCCGTTTCACGCGGTCGATGGCCGCCCCGATGCCGCCGGCCGCATCGACGTGGTTGTCCTTGATGAGGATCTGATCGTACAAGCCCATGCGATGGTTGACGCCGCCGCCGGCACGAACCGCCGCCTTTTCCAAGGACCGCCACGCAGGCGTCGTTTTGCGCGTGTCCAGGATTTGCACGTGGGTTCCGCTTGCGGCCTCAACGTAACGTGCCGTGTTGGTGGCCACGCCGCTAAGGTGGCAGAGAAAATTCAAGCATGTGCGCTCACCGGCGAGCAATGCCCGCACTCGCCCGTCGAGCACTGCGACGATGCTGCCGGGGGTAAGGCGGTCGCCGTTGGCCGCCCGGACGTTGAGTTGCACCTCGGGATCGACGGCTTGCCAAACCGGCTGCAATGTTTCCATGCCTGCCAGAACGAGATTCTGCTTGGCGCGGATTTCCGCTCGGCCCTCACTGGCGTCGGAGATCGTCGCGTTCGCCGTGACGTCGCCGGAGCCGATGTCCTCGGCCAACGCAAGGACGATTAGGGCGTGGAGGCGCGATTGCTCGACGGTCATTCAATCCTCCATCAGGCGATTGAGTTTGTTGCGGACGATCGTCTGCACGAGAGGCTGCAACGTGCGGCGCACTTCTTGCCGCATTTCTTCATCGACGCGTTCGCCGTAATGCATTTCCAACCACTGCTCGATGTGCCGTGTGACTTCCTCGCTGGTCGTGGCGCTGAGGTCTTCAAACTGCCGCGACCACGTCGCCATGTCGGGGCCGTCGATATCTTCATCTTTTCCTTCTTCGGAGTCGTGCGCTTCGTCGACGAAGTAATCACGAAATGGATCCTTGGCGGAAGCATCCTTGGGCGTCGAGCCCTCACGCCGAAAGCCGTGGTAAATGCGCTCGTCGTTCGCGCTCTTTGCCCGGTCGGCCGTTTTTTGGGGTGGCGGAGTCGATCGACGCGTGGACTCCACTTCGCTAAGTGATGCCGAAGGGCGATCAATCAGAGGAACCTGTGATTCCATGCGATCGATCACTTCATAAGCCAATTCTGAAATCCGTTCTGCGGATTTTGTTGCGGAGAAGTATTGGTCCACGCCGGCCATGACGCCGCGGCCGGTGTCGTAGTCTTCGTCCTTGTTGACAAATAGGATGACCCCGACGTGGCGCAGCTTTTCCTCGCCTTTTATGGACCGGCACAGTTCGTAACCGTCACCGCGGGCGAATTGCGGCGCCGTAATCACCAACGACGGTTCGAGTTGTCGGACCAGTTCCATGGCGTCGGTTTCGTTTTCGGTCTTGTGGAAGCGGTGGAGGCGAATGCCGAGCGCGTCGCGGATGCTCTGCCGCATTTTTCCGGATAGGCCGACTAATACAAAATGTCTGGTCGTTCGTTGCATATTT
Protein-coding regions in this window:
- a CDS encoding type III pantothenate kinase; amino-acid sequence: MLFAIDIGNTNIVLGIFADDSLAATWRVETKKQKTADEYAILIRNLLAADDFAPEHIHGAIISCVVPPLQSVFENVIHKLFDCRPVVVGPGIKTGMPILYDNPKEVGADRIVNAVAAFDKVGDSLVCIDFGTATTFDVVSEKGEYLGGIITPGITISLDALFFRASKLPRIDLSPPRHVIGKNTIESIQSGVLYGYIGLVDGIVQRIWHELDRKVYTMATGGLAELIAPQSKTIKEVDQDITLRGLLLLYHLNRG
- a CDS encoding biotin--[acetyl-CoA-carboxylase] ligase, with translation MNALPADFRPEAIQSKLATRRLGQPAVTVVATTGSTNGDLLAEARRGAQHGRVLVTDHQTAGRGRLDRGWDSESGADLLFSVLLKPPTPRERFPEISLVAGVAAHAAIARQVGEKATLKWPNDVLIGRDKVCGILCQQEGDTVVVGLGVNVNSQARARSARSDYEAVSLRDVTGSIVPRGVLLAEILNFLENEYDRWLVDPPAVFRDWEQRAGLPGRRVKLQEPGGEVEAEALGIDECGRLLVSVAGRRRLVVSGDVFLVED
- the nadC gene encoding carboxylating nicotinate-nucleotide diphosphorylase, translated to MTVEQSRLHALIVLALAEDIGSGDVTANATISDASEGRAEIRAKQNLVLAGMETLQPVWQAVDPEVQLNVRAANGDRLTPGSIVAVLDGRVRALLAGERTCLNFLCHLSGVATNTARYVEAASGTHVQILDTRKTTPAWRSLEKAAVRAGGGVNHRMGLYDQILIKDNHVDAAGGIGAAIDRVKRLAPGLRIEVEVRNEDELAAALLHGADIILLDNMSLEQIRRAVEVTAGRAQLEVSGGVTLEHIAELAATGVDRISCGALTHSAPAADLHMKLVTA